From Kitasatospora sp. MAP12-44:
GTGGGCCACGACCTCCCGGATCTCGGAGACAAGCGCGTCGGTCAGCACCGTGGTGCGGGCGGAAACAGTCTGCACGGTCATACCGACCAGCCTGCGGCCGACCAAGCCGATCCGTCCAAGGAGGGATTCTTCGCCTCCCCCTAGGCCCGCTTATGGACACCTGATGGAGCGTCAGCAGCCCAACCGCGCACCGGCGACCGCCCGCAGCTCGTTCAGCACCAGCTCGGTGGCCGGCAGCGGCAGGTGCTCGCGCAGCACGTACGCCGAGACCTGGCGCCGCACATGCGGCTCCAGCGCCCGCCCGGTGACCTTGGCGTGGCAGAGGAAGGAGAGCACCAGCGAGGGGACCACCGCCAGGCCGACCCCGGCCGCCACCAGGCTCTGGATGGCCAGGTTGTCATCGGTGGTGAAGACGATGTCCGGCTGGAAGCCCTCCTCCGCGCAGACGTGCAGGAAGTTGGCCCGACAGCGCGGACAGCCCGCGATCCACCGGGCACCGGTGAGCTCGGTCAGCCGCACCGCGTGCCGGCGGGCCAGCTGGTGGCCGACCGGCAGCAGCACCGTCAGCAGGTCCTCCATCAGCGGGATCTCGACCAGCTCGGGCGGCACCTCGGCCCGCATCCCGGGGTAGCGGAAGGCGAGCGCGATGTCGCACTCGCCGGCCAGCAGGCGGTTCAGCGACTCCGGCGGCTCCGCCTCCAGGAGTTCGACCCGGACGCCGGGGTGCTGGGTCAGCAGCCGGGCCATCGCGTCGGGGATCAGCGTGGCATTGGCGCTGGGGAAGGCGCAGACCCGGACCTGACCCGCCCGCAGCCGGGACAGCGCCCGTAACTGCTGCTGTGCGGCCCCCAGATTGCCGAGGATCACCTCGGCGTGCCGGGCGAGCGTCTCGCCGGCCTCGGTCAGCCGCATCCGCCGCCCGGCCCGCGCGAAGAGCGGCACCCCGACGTCCCGCTCCAGCGCCTTGATCTGCTGAGTGACGGCCGGCTGCGTGTAGCCGAGCACCCGGGCCGCGCCGGTGTACGAGCCGGTGTTCACCACTTCGTGGAAGGTCCGGATGTGCCGGGTGTCCAACATCGCTGAATCATAAGCAGAACTTTGGCTGACGGGACACACCATCGGCTCAACCGATCATCAGAGTCCCAGCAACCCGGCCGCCCTGCCAACCCCTGCCCGACCCCTGCCCGACGCCTGCTAGCCGTTGATGCGCCGTCCCTTGAGCAGATAGCCGACCACCCCGCCGACCAGCAGCGTGCCGGCCAGCGCGATCCACAACGGCGTGGTGACCGTGAAGAGCCAGAACTGGATCTTCACGCTGTTCAGGTTGGCGAGCAGGAACCAGAGCACCAGCGCCGCGATCACCACACCGGTGATGACCCGCGTGGGGATGCCCCCGATCTCGCTGTTCTTCTTCTGGCCCGCGAAGGATGAGCTGTCCCGGTTCTTGGTCACAGGGGAAGTCTGCGGGCCGGGCCCGCCCACCGCTTCGGCGGTACGCGCCGCGCTGGGCCGGACAGGGCAATCAGCTCCCCCGCACGAGTGACACCTAGTGGTCGGTCTTACCCGCGCAACTGGGAACACTCCCGGCACAGCGGAGGTTCACCTTCCGGAAACACTCGACAACATCAGAGGGGCACTCCTTCTCGTGAGCACCATTCCCACCGTCACCCTGAACAACGGCGTACGGATCCCGCAGCTCGGCTTCGGCGTCTGGCAGGTCCCGGACGACGCGGCGACCCTCGCCGTCCGCACCGCCATCGAGACCGGCTACCGCAGCATCGACACCGCCGCGGTGTACGAGAACGAGGTCGGCACCGGCGCGGGCATCCAGCAGGCCGGCGTGGCCCGCGAGGAACTCTTCATCACCACCAAGCTGTGGAACAGCGGCAAGGCCGACTGGTCCGGCGAGGCCGGCCGCGACGCCGTACTGCGCGCCTTCGACGACTCCCTCGGCAAGCTGGGCCTGGAGTACGTGGACCTCTACCTGATCCACTGGCCGCGCCCGATGCACGGCAGCTACGCCAACGTCTGGCATGCCTTCGAGCAGCTGCTGGCCGACGGCCGGGTCAAGGCGATCGGCGTCTCCAACTTCGGCCAGGAGCAGCTGACCCGGCTCTTCGACACCAGCTCGGTGGTCCCGGCGCTGAACCAGGTCGAGCTGCACCCGTTCTTCCCGCAGCACGAGCTGCGCGCCTTCCACGCCGAGCACGGCATCGCCACCGAGGCATGGAGCCCGCTGGGCCAGGGCAAGGACCTGCTGACCCACCCGGCGCTGACCGCCATCGCCGAGAAGCACGGCCGCTCGGTGGCCCAGGTGGTGCTCCGCTGGCACCTGCAGAGCGGCGTGATCGCCATCCCGAAGTCCGTGACCCCCTCGCGGATCAAGGAGAACCTGGACGTGACCGGCTTCGTGCTGGACTCGACCGACCTGGCAGCCCTGGCCGCCGTCGAGACCGGCGAGCGGATCGGCCCGGACCCGCAGGGCTTCGACTGGAACTGACCTCCGGTCACAGCTGAGGGGGTCCCCACCACCCGGTGGGGACCCCCTCAATATCTCCACCAAAAAGGTGGCGAATCGTTACGCCTCCGGCGACAGCCGGGCCGCCTTCGCGAGCAGCACCAGCGCCTTCTCGTGATCGACCTCCTCCAGCGGCGAGAGCAGCTGACGCTGCACCTGCGCCACCGCGGCGGAGGAGCTGTGCAGCAGCTCCTGACCGGTCGGCGAGAGCGAGAGCAGGTTGCGCCGCCCGTCCGAGGGGTCACGACGGCGCAGCACCAGGCCGCGCCGCACCAGCCGGCTGACCATCTCGGCCATCGTCGCCTTGTCCAGCGACGCCAGCTCGCCCACCGTGCGCTGGTCGGCGCCCGGCTCGGTCTCCAGCGCGTCCAGCACGGCGTACTGGGGCGCTGTCAGGTCGGCCCCGACATGCTCGGACCAGAGCTTGGTGTGCACCTGCTGGCCGACCCTGATCAGGTAGCCGACCGCCCGCTGGGCGTCCAGCAGCGGCCGGGCGTCGCTGAGCGCGGCCACCGCGGCCGGCTCCAGCCTGGCTATCTTGGCCAGCACCCGGACGAGTTCGAGCTGCTCCTCGGGTGCCAGCGGCTCGAAGAGGGTCCGCTGCACGCGCACCACGCCGCCGGTGGCCTCACGGACCGCCTGTGCGCCGTTCTGCGAGAGCGCGAGCAGCTTGCGCCGGCCGTCAGCCGGGTCGCGGCGGCGCAGCACCAGACCGCGCCGCACCAGCCGAGCGACCATCTCGGCCATCGTCGCTTTGTCCAGCGACGCCCGCTCCCCCACCGTGCGCTGGTCGGCGCCTGGTTCGAGCGCGAGCGTGAGCAGGACAGCGAACTGAGGAGCCGTCAGTTCGGCCCCCACGTGTTCGGACCACAGCCGGGTGTGCACCTGCTGGGCCACGCGGATGAGGTGTCCGGGCGACTGCTGAAGTCGTCCGGGTACACGGGTCGTCGGGATCTCCCCCAGCACCATGAATCCGTCCTGATGTCACACCCGGCGTGCTGTGGGACACCCGGGCGGGGCAGTAGCGGCGTGCTGGTCTCCCCCGGTGGCAGATCGTCACCAACCGCAGTGGTTTCGACCCGAATCGAGGGGAGCTCCGCCGTGCAGCCGACGGCTGCTGGCGCACACTATACAAACGCTTGCTGTGTTGCGGCAGGCAGGGGCGGATAGTAGACGGATGTTCGGGCGACTTGTGGTATTTCGTCCCGTGCCTGAGACCCCGACACCCGCCTGTACGAACCCTGAGAACTCGGGTGTACGAACCCTGCCGGCTGCGGCAGGCCTACTCTGGCCGTCCATCCTACCCGCCGGTAGGGTGACCGGGCAGCGCTCTCCTAACCCCTGTTCACAAGCGAGAGGGACAGTGATTCCCATGACCGAGACCGAGCAGAGCAGCACTCCCAGGGTCGCCGTCGTCACCGGCGCGGCCCGCGGCATCGGCGCCGCGACGGCCCTGCGGCTGGCCGCCGACGGGTACGCCGTCGCGGTGGTCGACCTGGAGGAGTCGGCGGGCAAGGACACCGTCGACCGGATCGTCGCGGCCGGCGGCCGGGCGCTCGCGGTCGGCGCGGACGTCTCGGACGCCGCCCAGGTGCAGGCGGCCGTCGACCGGATCGCCGCCGAACTCGGCGCCCCGGTCGTCCTGGTGAACAACGCCGGCGTGCTCCGCGACAACCTGCTGTTCAAGATGTCCGAGGCCGACTGGGACCTCGTCATGAACGTGCACCTGCGCGGCGCCTTCCTGATGACGCGTGCGGTGCAGAAGCACATGGTGGACGCGGGCTTCGGCCGGATCGTCAACCTCTCGTCGTCCTCCGCCCAGGGCAACCGCGGCCAGGCCAACTACTCGGCCGCCAAGGCCGGGCTGCAGGGCTTCACCAAGACGCTGGCCATCGAGCTGGGCAAGTTCGGCATCACCGCCAACGCGGTCGCCCCCGGCTTCATCGCCACCGACATGACCGCCGCCACCGCGGCCCGGGTCGGCATGGAGTTCGAGGCCTTCAAGCAGGCCGCGGCCACCCAGATCCCGGTCAACCGGGTCGGCTACCCCGAGGACATCGCCCACACCATCTCGTTCCTCACCAGCGAGGGTGCGGGCTTCGTCTCCGGCCAGGTCATCTACGTCGCCGGCGGACCGCTCGACTAGAGCGCGGGCGCACCAAGGCCCGGTCGTCCGCGCACCAGCGCCGGACGGCCGGGCCTACGACTGTGCGAGCGCGCGCAGCCGGGCTGCCTCGGCGACCATCGCGGCGCGCTCGGCCCGGCGGGCCTTGCGCGCCTCGTCCGCGCCGACCGGCTCCACCACGTGGAAGCAGGCACCGCAGACGTACCCGCCCTCCGGCCCCTCGGAGACCGGGGCGCCGCAGTGTGCGCAGTACCGGGAGTAGGTGACGGTGGCGACCATGACGACCTCGCATCGGGTACGAAGAGTACGTCCACCGTAGCGTCTTGATGCCGCATCAGAAAGGGTGTCCCAGCAGCCGGACCGCCCCCGGTCAGCGGTCGGTCAGCCGTCGTTGCCGTGGCCGGCCATCGAACCGGTGCCGTCGCAGGTCCGGCAGGGCTCCTCGCGGTACGCCTGCTTGCTGCCGTCCGCCGACACCCGGTAGCGGGTGTAGGTCCCGGTGCCCTTGCAGAGGAAGCAGTTCCCTCCACCGTCGCGTTCGGTGGTGCCGGTGCCCTTGCAGGTCCGGCACTGCAGACCGGCCAGTCGTCCGGTGCCGGTGCAGATGGTGCACACCGCGATGCTCACGCCGGTCCTCACTTCTGTGCGCCCCCCACCGAGGGGCTGCCTGCTCCCCTTGCGGGGCCGTTCCCCCGAGGGTAGCGCCCGGCGTAGCCTGGATTCGTCCCCTCAGCCGGCCCGAGGGAGGTGGACGGGCATGCGAGCGACCACACCCCGCCGCTGGCGCAGCGGCACCGAGCCGCGTTTCGCGCGCAGCGACCTGAAACTGCGCTTTCTGCTCTCGGTGATCTTCACCCCGTTCTTCGCGTTGATCACCGCCGCCTTCGCGGTCTTCGCGGCCATGGCGAAGCCGACCAGCGTGCCCAGCCGGGGCACCCTGGTCGGCTTCGCGATCGTCTGCTTCGTCCTCACCGTGGTGGCCGCCATCGACCTCTGGGTGGTGATCCGGCGCCGCCAGGTCGAACTGTGAGCCTCAGACCGGCCGATCAGCGGCCGCCGACGGCCTGCTTGACCAGGGTCCGCCCGAAGTCCCACATCAGGCCGCTGCCGCGGTGCGCGTCGTCCATCACCTCGGTGAAGGCCTCGACAAAGCGGTCCACCTCGCGCTCGGTGATGATCAGCGGCGGGATCAGCTTGATCACTTCGAGCTGGTCACCGGAGACCTGGGTCAGGATCCGGTGGCGCTGGAGCAGCGGGACCACCACCATCTGCGCGAAGAGCCCCTTGCGGGCGGCCTGCAGCGCCGTCCAACCGGTGCGCAGCTTCAGCGACTTGGGGCGGCCGAACTCGATGCCGATCATCAGTCCGCGGCCTCGGACATCGGCCAGCAGCTCGTAGCGGTCGACCAGCGCGGCCAACCGTGCGCGGAACAGGTCGCCGACCCGGCGGGCGTTCTCGACCACCTGCTCGTCCCGCATGACATGCAGCGTGGCGAGCCCGGCGGCCATCGCCTGGGCGTTGGAGCCGAAGCTGGCAGAGTGCACCAGCACCCGGTCCATCGAGGAGTAGACCTTCTCGAAGATCCAGCTCTTGCCGATCGTGGCGCCGATCGGCACATAGCCGCCGGAGAGCGCCTTGGCCGCGCAGACCAGGTCGGGCAGCACGCCCTCCTCGTCCTGGTAGGCGAAGAAGGCGCCGGTGCGGCCGATGCCGGTCTGCACCTCGTCGCAGATCAGCAGCGCCTTGTGCTCGTGCAGCAGCGCCTGGGCCGCGCGCAGCCAGCCGGGCGGGGCCGCCTGCACGCCCTTGCCCTGGATCGGCTCGACGATCAGCGCGGCGACGTCCCCCTTGCGCAGCTCGCGGGTGAGCGCGCCGAGATCGCCGAGCGGGATCGCGGTGTCCGGCAGCAGCGGGTCGAAGCCCTTGCGGAAGCCGCTCTCGCCGTTGACCGAGAGCGAGCCGGCGGTGAGGCCGTGGAAGGCGTGGTCGCAGTAGAGCACCCGGCGCCGACCGGTCGCGTAGCGGGCGAACTTCAGCGCCGTCTCGACCGCCTCGGTGCCGCTGTTGCCGAAGAAGACCCGGTCCAGGCCGGGCGTGCGCGCGATCAGCTGCTCGGCCAGCAGGCCGGGCAGCGGCGGGCAGTCGAAGCGGGTGAGGTCGGGCAGGTCGAGCTCCATCACCTGCCGGATCGCGTCGCGCACCACCGGGTGGTGGCGCCCCAGCGCGAAGATGCCGAAGCCGGCCAGCATGTCGAGGTACTCGTGGCCCTCGTCGTCGTAGAAGTACGCGCCGCTCGCCCGGTCGTACGTCTTGTCGAAGCCGATGGTGTGCAGCATCCGCGGGAGCTGCGGGTTGAGGTAGCGGCTGTGCAGCTCGTAGCGCTCGCCGCCGCGCTCGGAGAGCAGGGCGGCGAGGTCGAGGCCGGCGGCCGGGTGGTCAGCTGGCACGGGGCTCGTTCACTCCTCGGGTAGGCAGCAGGTGCTTGGCGAAGACGGCCGTCTCGGCGGCGATGCCCGTCCCGGTCAGGCCGGCCTCCTCCATGATCTCGCCGCGCGAGGCGTGCGAGAGGAACTCCTGGGCGAGCCCCAGGTCGCGCAGCGGGGTGTCGACCTCGGCGTCGCGCAGCGCCTGGGCGATCGCCGCACCGACGCCGCCGGCCCGGCCGTTGTCCTCGACGGTGACCACCAGGCGGTGCTCGGCGGCCAGCTTGGGCAGCTCGGGGTCCACCGGCTTGACCCAGCGCGGGTCGACGACGGTGGTGGCGAAGCCGTCCGCGGTGAGCAGCGCCGCAGCGTCCAGGCAGGCCGCCGCCATGGTGCCGACCGAGACCAGCAGGATGTCCTGGCCGCTGCGGCCGGGAACGACGGTGCGCTGCAGCACGTCGATGCCGCCGACCTGTTCGATGGCCGGGACGACCGGCCCGACCTCGCCCTTGGGGAAGCGGACCACGGTCGGCGCGTCCGCCACCTCCAGCGCCTCGCGCAGCTGGGCGCGCAACTGCTCGGCGTCACGCGGCGCGGCCAGCCGCAGGCCCGGGACGACCTGCAGGATCGACATGTCCCACATGCCGTTGTGGGACGCGCCGTCGTTGCCGGTCACCCCGGCCCGGTCGAGCACGAAGGTGACGCCGAGCCGGTGCAGCGCGACGTCCATCAGCACCTGGTCGAAGGCCCGGTTGAGGAAGGTCGCGTAGACCGCGACCACCGGGTGCAGCCCGGCGGTGGCCAGGCCCGCGGCGCTGGCCACCGCGTGCTGCTCGGCGATCCCGACGTCGAAGGTCCGCGCTGGGTAGGCCTTGGCGAACGGCGCCAGACCGACCGGCTGGAGCATCGCGGCGGTGATCGCCACCACGTCCGGGCGCAAGCCGCCGACCGCGAGCAGCTCGTCGCCGAAGACCGACGTCCAGGAGGTGCCGCCGGCCGGCGAGACCGGCAGGCAGGTGTACGGGTCCATCGCACCGACCGCGTGGAAGCGGTCCGCCTCGTCCAGCTCGGCGGGCCGGTAGCCGCGGCCCTTGACGGTCAGGCAGTGCACGATGACCGGCCCGCCGAAGCCGCGCGCGCGGCGCAGCGCGGACTCGACGGCGGCGATGTCGTGGCCGTCGATCGGGCCGACGTACTTCAGCCCGAGGTCCTCGAACATGCCCTGCGGCGCGAAGGAGTCCTTGAACCCCTTCTTGGCGCCGTGCAGCGCCTCGAAGATCGGCTGCCCGACCACCGGGGTGCGCTGCAGCGCCTCCTTGCCCCAGGCCAGGAAGCGCTCGTAGCCCTGGGTGGTGCGCAGCGTGGCGAGGTGGTTGGCCAGACCGCCGATGGTCTTGGCGTAGGAGCGCTCGTTGTCGTTGACCACGATGACCAGCGGACGGTCCTGGGCCTCCGCGATGTTGTTCAGCGCCTCCCAGGCCAGGCCGCCGGTGAGCGCGCCGTCGCCGATCACCGCGACGGTCTGCCGGTCGGTGCGGCCCTGGATCTGGTGGGCCTTGGCGATGCCGTCGGCGTAGCCGAGCACCGTGGAGGCGTGCGAGTTCTCGATCACGTCGTGCTCGGACTCGGCCCGCGAGGGGTAGCCGGACAGGCCGCCCCTGGACCGCAGCCGGCTGAAGTCCTGACGGCCGGTGAGCAGCTTGTGCACATAGGTCTGATGCCCGGTGTCCCACAGGATCCGGTCGTTCGGGGAGTCGAAGACTCGATGCAGCGCGATGGTGAGTTCGACGACCCCGAGGTTGGGTCCCAGATGGCCGCCGGTCCGGGTGACCGACTCGATCAGGAACTCCCGGATCTCCTGGGCCAGCTGCGGCAGCCGGTTGGCCGGCAGCCGCTTGAGGTCGGCTGGTCCCTGGACGGACGACAGGAGTGACATGGCTCCACCTCTTGGTCGATCTCTTGGGTCGTTCTCTTGGGTCGATGCGGTACTGACGGAACGTCCTGTGATCAGCCTGCCGCGATCACCGCGGGTGCGCCTGTCGGACCTCCCTCGGCCTGCATCTGCTCGGCGAGCTTGAGCGCCTCCTCGATCAGGGTCTCGACGATCTTCGACTCCGGAACCGTCTTGATCACCTCGCCCTTCACGAAGATCTGCCCCTTGCCGTTGCCCGACGCCACCCCGAGGTCCGCCTCACGGGCCTCACCCGGACCGTTCACGACACAGCCCATCACCGCCACCCGCAGCGGCACCTCCATGCCCTCGAGCCCGGCGGTGACCTCCTCCGCCAGCTTGTAGACATCCACCTGCGCCCGCCCGCAGGACGGGCACGACACGATCTCCAGACCGCGCTGACGCAGGTTCAGCGACTCCAGGATCTGGTTGCCGACCTTGACCTCCTCGGCCGGCGGCGCCGACAGCGAGACCCGGATGGTGTCCCCGATACCCTCCGCCAGCAGCGCGCCGAACGCCACCGCCGACTTGATGGTGCCCTGGAACGCCGGCCCTGCCTCGGTCACGCCCAGGTGCAGCGGATAGTCGCAGGCCGCCGCGAGCTGCCGGTAGGCATTGATCATCACGACCGGGTCGTTGTGCTTCACCGAGATCTTGATGTCCCGGAAGTCGTGCTCCTCGAACAACGAGCACTCCCACAGCGCCGACTCCACCAGCGCCTCGGGCGTCGCCCGCCCGTACTTCTCCAGCAGCCGCTTGTCCAACGACCCCGCGTTCACACCGATCCGGATCGGCACACCCGCGTCCCTGGCGGCCTTGGCGATCTCGCCGACCTTGTCGTCGAACTGCTTGATATTGCCAGGGTTCACCCGCACCGCCGCGCAACCCGCCTCGATCGCCGCGAACACGTACTTCGGCTGGAAGTGGATGTCCGCGATCACCGGGATGCCCGACTTCTTGGCGATCACCGGCAGCGCGTCCGCGTCGTCCTGGGTCGGCACCGCCACCCGCACGATCTGGCAGCCCGAGGCCGTCAGCTCCGCGATCTGCTGCAGCGTCGCATTGATGTCGGCCGTCACCGTCGTGGTCATCGACTGCACCGACACCGGCGCGTCACCACCGACCGGAACAGAGCCCACCATGATCTGCCGGGAGTGCCGGCGGGTGGCAAGCGGCTTGAGCGGCAGGGACGGAATACCAAGTGAGATCGCGGTCATGAGTGGCTCATCCTCAGGGTGCTCGTCGTCTTGGTGCCATGGTCCGGCCTCGGACCGTTCCCGTCGTGCTGGGTAGCGCGATCAGGGGCGCGCCCGGCGCGTGCAGTGAGCGCGCGCCGGGCTGGGCCACCCTCAGTGCCCCCGGTTTCCGCCCACCGTCTCGCGGGCAGCACGCAGCGACTCC
This genomic window contains:
- a CDS encoding LysR family transcriptional regulator, which encodes MLDTRHIRTFHEVVNTGSYTGAARVLGYTQPAVTQQIKALERDVGVPLFARAGRRMRLTEAGETLARHAEVILGNLGAAQQQLRALSRLRAGQVRVCAFPSANATLIPDAMARLLTQHPGVRVELLEAEPPESLNRLLAGECDIALAFRYPGMRAEVPPELVEIPLMEDLLTVLLPVGHQLARRHAVRLTELTGARWIAGCPRCRANFLHVCAEEGFQPDIVFTTDDNLAIQSLVAAGVGLAVVPSLVLSFLCHAKVTGRALEPHVRRQVSAYVLREHLPLPATELVLNELRAVAGARLGC
- a CDS encoding LapA family protein; amino-acid sequence: MTKNRDSSSFAGQKKNSEIGGIPTRVITGVVIAALVLWFLLANLNSVKIQFWLFTVTTPLWIALAGTLLVGGVVGYLLKGRRING
- a CDS encoding aldo/keto reductase; amino-acid sequence: MSTIPTVTLNNGVRIPQLGFGVWQVPDDAATLAVRTAIETGYRSIDTAAVYENEVGTGAGIQQAGVAREELFITTKLWNSGKADWSGEAGRDAVLRAFDDSLGKLGLEYVDLYLIHWPRPMHGSYANVWHAFEQLLADGRVKAIGVSNFGQEQLTRLFDTSSVVPALNQVELHPFFPQHELRAFHAEHGIATEAWSPLGQGKDLLTHPALTAIAEKHGRSVAQVVLRWHLQSGVIAIPKSVTPSRIKENLDVTGFVLDSTDLAALAAVETGERIGPDPQGFDWN
- a CDS encoding MarR family winged helix-turn-helix transcriptional regulator translates to MAQQVHTRLWSEHVGAELTAPQFAVLLTLALEPGADQRTVGERASLDKATMAEMVARLVRRGLVLRRRDPADGRRKLLALSQNGAQAVREATGGVVRVQRTLFEPLAPEEQLELVRVLAKIARLEPAAVAALSDARPLLDAQRAVGYLIRVGQQVHTKLWSEHVGADLTAPQYAVLDALETEPGADQRTVGELASLDKATMAEMVSRLVRRGLVLRRRDPSDGRRNLLSLSPTGQELLHSSSAAVAQVQRQLLSPLEEVDHEKALVLLAKAARLSPEA
- the fabG gene encoding 3-oxoacyl-ACP reductase FabG, whose product is MTETEQSSTPRVAVVTGAARGIGAATALRLAADGYAVAVVDLEESAGKDTVDRIVAAGGRALAVGADVSDAAQVQAAVDRIAAELGAPVVLVNNAGVLRDNLLFKMSEADWDLVMNVHLRGAFLMTRAVQKHMVDAGFGRIVNLSSSSAQGNRGQANYSAAKAGLQGFTKTLAIELGKFGITANAVAPGFIATDMTAATAARVGMEFEAFKQAAATQIPVNRVGYPEDIAHTISFLTSEGAGFVSGQVIYVAGGPLD
- a CDS encoding DUF6343 family protein, producing the protein MRATTPRRWRSGTEPRFARSDLKLRFLLSVIFTPFFALITAAFAVFAAMAKPTSVPSRGTLVGFAIVCFVLTVVAAIDLWVVIRRRQVEL
- a CDS encoding aspartate aminotransferase family protein; this encodes MPADHPAAGLDLAALLSERGGERYELHSRYLNPQLPRMLHTIGFDKTYDRASGAYFYDDEGHEYLDMLAGFGIFALGRHHPVVRDAIRQVMELDLPDLTRFDCPPLPGLLAEQLIARTPGLDRVFFGNSGTEAVETALKFARYATGRRRVLYCDHAFHGLTAGSLSVNGESGFRKGFDPLLPDTAIPLGDLGALTRELRKGDVAALIVEPIQGKGVQAAPPGWLRAAQALLHEHKALLICDEVQTGIGRTGAFFAYQDEEGVLPDLVCAAKALSGGYVPIGATIGKSWIFEKVYSSMDRVLVHSASFGSNAQAMAAGLATLHVMRDEQVVENARRVGDLFRARLAALVDRYELLADVRGRGLMIGIEFGRPKSLKLRTGWTALQAARKGLFAQMVVVPLLQRHRILTQVSGDQLEVIKLIPPLIITEREVDRFVEAFTEVMDDAHRGSGLMWDFGRTLVKQAVGGR
- the dxs gene encoding 1-deoxy-D-xylulose-5-phosphate synthase, with the translated sequence MSLLSSVQGPADLKRLPANRLPQLAQEIREFLIESVTRTGGHLGPNLGVVELTIALHRVFDSPNDRILWDTGHQTYVHKLLTGRQDFSRLRSRGGLSGYPSRAESEHDVIENSHASTVLGYADGIAKAHQIQGRTDRQTVAVIGDGALTGGLAWEALNNIAEAQDRPLVIVVNDNERSYAKTIGGLANHLATLRTTQGYERFLAWGKEALQRTPVVGQPIFEALHGAKKGFKDSFAPQGMFEDLGLKYVGPIDGHDIAAVESALRRARGFGGPVIVHCLTVKGRGYRPAELDEADRFHAVGAMDPYTCLPVSPAGGTSWTSVFGDELLAVGGLRPDVVAITAAMLQPVGLAPFAKAYPARTFDVGIAEQHAVASAAGLATAGLHPVVAVYATFLNRAFDQVLMDVALHRLGVTFVLDRAGVTGNDGASHNGMWDMSILQVVPGLRLAAPRDAEQLRAQLREALEVADAPTVVRFPKGEVGPVVPAIEQVGGIDVLQRTVVPGRSGQDILLVSVGTMAAACLDAAALLTADGFATTVVDPRWVKPVDPELPKLAAEHRLVVTVEDNGRAGGVGAAIAQALRDAEVDTPLRDLGLAQEFLSHASRGEIMEEAGLTGTGIAAETAVFAKHLLPTRGVNEPRAS
- the ispG gene encoding flavodoxin-dependent (E)-4-hydroxy-3-methylbut-2-enyl-diphosphate synthase — its product is MTAISLGIPSLPLKPLATRRHSRQIMVGSVPVGGDAPVSVQSMTTTVTADINATLQQIAELTASGCQIVRVAVPTQDDADALPVIAKKSGIPVIADIHFQPKYVFAAIEAGCAAVRVNPGNIKQFDDKVGEIAKAARDAGVPIRIGVNAGSLDKRLLEKYGRATPEALVESALWECSLFEEHDFRDIKISVKHNDPVVMINAYRQLAAACDYPLHLGVTEAGPAFQGTIKSAVAFGALLAEGIGDTIRVSLSAPPAEEVKVGNQILESLNLRQRGLEIVSCPSCGRAQVDVYKLAEEVTAGLEGMEVPLRVAVMGCVVNGPGEAREADLGVASGNGKGQIFVKGEVIKTVPESKIVETLIEEALKLAEQMQAEGGPTGAPAVIAAG